A region of the Babylonia areolata isolate BAREFJ2019XMU chromosome 10, ASM4173473v1, whole genome shotgun sequence genome:
cagggaagagggagggaaaagagaggggggggggtgcagttggATCTGCACAGCTACAGTAGCTATAGGGGtgcagaggggtgggtgtgggtgtataggTGGATgtatgtagtagtagtggtattcaGTGTGCCGTCTTTTCACTTTTATTGATgtaagaggaaggggagggggggagtggatgtgtgtgaatgagttggtgtgtgtgtgtgtaatgcatacatttttgtgtgtgtatgtttgtgtaatgCTGTTtcagtgcgcgcgcatgtgtgtgtgtatttacaagTGTTTCGCAACAATATTATAATACAATGCAtttgagagatatagagagaaaaaaaacatcctATCATGTGACTCATGCAATTCAAATTACCGTTCTTTCATTCGTAAGGAAGCTCTGCATTCACTAATGATTAATCGCTATTGTCAGAAGGTGAGTAGCATTGTAATGCTTCTAACATTCTTTCTCGGGATTTTTTGCTCTCTGTTTTTTAGATGGAAATTCCCATCTATACATTTAATGCTTGATTTAGTCTGGTCTTaaacagaagattttttttgGCACTGGCATTGCACAATGAAGTAAAATAGGATGGTGATATTTTGGAGGTCCATTGTGAACAGCTTAACATGGCGTACATCAGCGTTGATTGTGTAAAGACCTCTGGTGATGTGTTCATTCTTTTGTGGGTTAGTTTTGTGtcagtaatagtgtgtgtgtgttgggtgtgttgtgtgtgtgtgtgtgtgtgtgtgtgtgttgtgtggtatgtgtgtgtgtgtgtgtacaatctaCTATGTAAAGTGTGCAGTTTGAACTAAAGAAGTATTCTTGAAGTGACTCACAAATAAGATGAAAGGCTGACAGAAAAAGATATGATAGTatcatgctctgtctgtctctttttttcacttcagcctctgtctctcacttctgtTGCACCCTCCTTCCTGGTTTTCTGGTTTTATTTCTCTGCattattcagacacacacacacacacacacacacacacacacacacacatgtgcatgtattccatgcatgcacatgcacacacacactcataaacatacacacacacacacacacacacacatacacatacatacacagactctTGCTAAAACTATCCCCTGCACCAAACCATTCAAAACCTCATCAGCCCGCTGATTTTATGCATAAATCATGCTTTGTTAAATATACCTCCTCTCCTGTCCCCACTTCtctcttggtttaaacagtattttattttggAACCTGtcacaatatttgtatttctttatcacaacagatttctctgtgtgaaattcaggctgctctccccagggagagcacgttgctacactaaagcgccacccttttttttttctgtattttttcctgcatgcagttttatttgtttttcctatcgatgtggatttttctacagaattttgctaggaacaacccttttgttgccgtgggttcttttacggtgcgctaagtgcatgctgcacacaggaccttggtttatcgtctcatccaaatgactagcgtctagaacaccactcaaggtctagtggagggggagaaaataccggcggctgagccgtgattcgaaccagcacgctcagattctctcacttcctaggtggacgcgttacctctcagccatcactccacagtacaacacagttctAGATGAACAGTACAACAAGAAACCTTATACAAAGTCTTTTCCTGATACATGTACGTACTAAGTGTGACGTCCCTCTTCTTCTGAACCATTACATTTTCCCgccttttgttttggtttttggttttctgCACCCGTGAACCTTAGAGGTGCCGTGGCAGGGCTAGTTTGGCgtttagacttctgatccagtgttcaccagtgcaTGGTGGTgtctccttgagaaaggcactgtaATAATTGTTTAGATTTTTCCTCACTTCACACTGGGTACCTGAGTTTGGTTGAGAAATGTTAGAATGGCTGAAGGAAAGGATTGGGTGCCACTTTCATGTGCCgatcccttgacacagtgggtgtgaattcacccCTCCGATGGTGGTATAAGTTCGTGTCATAAGTCAGTTGATATgattaagtgtgcatgtgtgtgcataatgcTTATTTTGGACATGAAATCCTTATTTTATAGTACTTactgtaatcctccatactccaataagaGTGAAAGGACATCagataatcaaaacttgaaactaTATAAAATATGAATATCATTTGAAAGTCAAAATGTTATTCTCTCAAAATTGAGTAAAcaaaggagaacaaaaaaaattaatggataTACTTAAATGGACTAGTTCTTATCATCTGATACCTGGTTGAAGATAATTATGTAGGAAGTGAAAAATTGACAACAACATGAAAGAGTTCATCATCTCTGTCATCATCTTGTTCTCTGTTCTCGGGCTGCAACTCACATGTTTACTTGTATatgtgtacaagtgggcttttatgcaaTATTGcattatgtaggcagccatatcccATTTTCAGGGCGTGCATTTTAtttatgttcttgttctttggATTACGGATCTTTATCAttcgcatttgatcttctgcatcagtatttacacgaagggggttcaggcacaaacaggtctgcacatgtgctgaCCCGGGAGatagggaaaaatctccaccagcaccctcagattgaaagtcagctCTTTCAACCACTCAAAGCTGttgtttccctttgtgtgtgaCATGCACTGCACAGGTCAGTGCATGGTGAGACTGATATGAAGGGAGTGGTGGCTGAAGTTGTGTGAACAACAAGTGGCCGGTGTGCGAGTACAGGCCTCTGTGTTATCTGCTTCCTTGTATCACACAGCTGCTGGTTTTGTGGCCAAGTACTGGCACTAGTGGTGTGCTTACTGCCGGCTTTGCTGGTTTGAGAGGAGTCACGTCATACGTATGAACGTACGTATGCTGTGCGTGCATGCAGTTGAGAGGAGTGGTGATGAATTTAAGTGGCTGTTGATTGTTAGAGCCTTTGTTCTTTctacgtttttgttttcttcttttttttgccacCTGTGCAGTATGGCCGCTTTGCTTTGAAAGTGGGTTGCAGGGAGTGATGATGAATTTTAGAggctgttatttgttgttgttggggtttttttttgttgttctgttttccaCCCGTATAGTGGTGCAGCTATTTAATAGGCTTGAAGGTTTTGAAAACATAGACTTAAACTGCGTTTCATAGCAGCTGCACATCTTCTCCTTCACGCTTAAAGGTCTCCACAGTTTTTTGGTCATCTTTCTGGGGATGTGAATGTGAATGGTAACTCTCATGGCAGAATTACAATGAACAAATCCAATAAGGATTGCAATGTAGTTGGTTCGCAGTTATCTTATCTGCTGTCTTTGGTGCACTTCATAAACTGGAGAATTGTGCTGCTTTTTTCAAAACTATTTTAGACTGGTCGTGCAAGGACAGGGAAAATCTCTGTTTTCTACAGTCCTGCACAAAGAGTATTCATCACCAACATATCGGTGTAAAAGGGGATGAAAAGGTGTGCTCTCAGTTTCACAAAAACAAGAGATTTTCAGTCTCTTTGGACAATAAAGCCTATGCCTAGAATGTATGAGGAAAGTGTGTGATATTTAATTTATATGCATAAGGTGTGCGCAAGCAGGACCCCAAATAACTGTGAATTAGTGTGATCCCGGATATCCGTCAAATAAATTGGTATATTTCTGTGTAACACTTTATAGCCTCTCTTTTATGAATAAAAAATAAGATATACAAAACTGTAGGAAACAATATCGCCTTGTGTGCAGGATTCCTCTGACAGTGGTGTCGATGGAGCCATGGGCAACAACTCCAGCGGACCAACCCCCGCTGTTTACTACTCCCCTGAATACGGAGTTGCACTGGGACGAAGGACAAGGTCACCAAAGGAACAAGAGGAAGTGGACAATGTTCGACTCCGCCGCATGGGAACCTCCCAGAAGCCTCCTCGCCGACTTGACATTGAGAGAGACAACTCCTCAGGCAGAGGCTCCAGCCTGAGTTCTCCACAGTACGACCAGCCCCTGATCAGGGAATCGTTCTACTCCACAGCTGAATCGGGTTTCGAAACTTTACCGGAAGTGACTGAAGAGGAGGAGGCTGACAGTACTGAGGAGCTCAGCCCCTCTCTCAAAGAGAACTATTCTGTGTCGTCGCTCAAGGAGAGAAGTGACCGTTATTTCGCCTCTCTACAGGGCAACCAGACAGGCACCAGCCCTCCCAGGGATGATTTAGTCCCCTTGCAGGATCAGGGGGAGGCGAACGGtgatctgtctgtccctgttgtgCGTACAGAGCCCGCATCATCATCCGGAAAGTCTTCCTCGCTACACTCAGGGGAGCGGGTCTGGGACTCAAACCTCCTGTCGGCCAGAAAGGGCAACAACAATGCTTCCCATAGTGAGGACTACGAGGATGATCCTTCCCTGGAGGTGTCTGAGTCCCTGCGCAGCTTCAACAGCAGTGGGGAGGAGTGGAGctgggaggatgaggagaaggacaCGTCCCCCTACCTGGCCGGCCACCCGGTGGCCATGACGGACAGCCAGTTCCGCCAGTCCCTGATGCAGAGGATACGTGACTGGTCCACCTTCGCCGAGGACTACGGCAAGACCCCCTCCCCGATGCCAGACCCTGCGCTGATGCAGGCGCGGCGTATCAGTCGCAGCCGCAGCTTAGACCACCACCTGGGCGAGCCCATGGTGACGCCGGAGGTGGTGGAGATGTCTTCCACGGACGTGAACTCCGGGCAGGAGGTGATCCAGAACCTGGAGAGCCTGGAGACGGAGGTGCATGACATCCAGGGCGAGTTCGAGTCCATCACGTCCAAGCTGCATGAACTGAtcgagaaagggggaggggaccgAGAGTCAGGGCAGAGGTCTTCCTTCTCCACAGCGGCCGCCAGAACCACCAGCCCCTCCtcccggccccacccccacctctcccgctCCTACCACCACAGCGGCAGGGGGGGTCGTCCTcctcaccacacacccccccaccaccaccaccagcagcgggGGAGGACGAAGTGGGAGCGCATGCCCAGCATGGCACGCTCAGACTCGAGTCGCAGCTCGCGAGCAAGCAGTGTGGACTTCTCGTGGGACTGTGGGGAGGCGGGGTTGTCCGGGCTCAGAggcaggggggaggtggagggggagggggtcactgCGACGGAGTCTGCGGACGCAcctggaggggctgggggtgaggggcaggaaGATGGAGGGGCAGTGTCAGGTGAGCTGTTTGTGATGTATTGTCTTGTTATAgtttgtgatgtttttgtgtatgGTAAATAATATATACAGTTTGCTGTGGACATTGATCGTGGTGTGTACTTGTGATGCATTGTCTTGTTATAGTTTGTGATGTTTTTATGTATAATATATAGATTTGATGTGGACATTGAACGTAATGTGTACTTGTGATGCATTGTCTTGTTATAGTTCGTAATGTTTTTATGTATAATATATAGATTTGATGTGGACATTGAACGTAATGTGTACTTGTGATGCATTGTCTTGTTATAGTCTGTAATGTttttatgtataatatatataggTTTGAT
Encoded here:
- the LOC143286770 gene encoding uncharacterized protein LOC143286770 isoform X3, producing the protein MNDSSDSGVDGAMGNNSSGPTPAVYYSPEYGVALGRRTRSPKEQEEVDNVRLRRMGTSQKPPRRLDIERDNSSGRGSSLSSPQYDQPLIRESFYSTAESGFETLPEVTEEEEADSTEELSPSLKENYSVSSLKERSDRYFASLQGNQTGTSPPRDDLVPLQDQGEANGDLSVPVVRTEPASSSGKSSSLHSGERVWDSNLLSARKGNNNASHSEDYEDDPSLEVSESLRSFNSSGEEWSWEDEEKDTSPYLAGHPVAMTDSQFRQSLMQRIRDWSTFAEDYGKTPSPMPDPALMQARRISRSRSLDHHLGEPMVTPEVVEMSSTDVNSGQEVIQNLESLETEVHDIQGEFESITSKLHELIEKGGGDRESGQRSSFSTAAARTTSPSSRPHPHLSRSYHHSGRGGRPPHHTPPHHHHQQRGRTKWERMPSMARSDSSRSSRASSVDFSWDCGEAGLSGLRGRGEVEGEGVTATESADAPGGAGGEGQEDGGAVSELSEDGGDQVTSIGKAVPIVDYAAQEWKGDTPKAHTIRQGYLAIPEMFSCQHLRQVRGDNYCALRSTLFQVLVGGHRVTQRWPGLIAIVERLHELNADSNSGLSHWTFGGRLRCEGEEERFSIVAQCVLSLYVMVEEIIALPTPEERLARTLSLLNGSERFDAELMEGLKLMMLFGANDLQQGMRREAEVPTFAWLLFARDTSMDLVSFVRNHLNCVGDSAGIDQVEMSLLGHCLGVRLRVARLDHHGQEDFECTFPDEAPPEWPSICLLAEDDRHYNVPVA
- the LOC143286770 gene encoding uncharacterized protein LOC143286770 isoform X1 gives rise to the protein MPVVGLPQLGNSSVQNVRGWSNMELQGWQQCPKIPCSGTISLLPPLSDALFSIYSQLLRLVGKLPYCNKRVVVCFAYKGTTVEVDLGDVKAAGVVCILGLGAGLGTLFIYRLYQHYIRPFLDLRYRDPENPPSSSSSGNTSLLSDSSDSGVDGAMGNNSSGPTPAVYYSPEYGVALGRRTRSPKEQEEVDNVRLRRMGTSQKPPRRLDIERDNSSGRGSSLSSPQYDQPLIRESFYSTAESGFETLPEVTEEEEADSTEELSPSLKENYSVSSLKERSDRYFASLQGNQTGTSPPRDDLVPLQDQGEANGDLSVPVVRTEPASSSGKSSSLHSGERVWDSNLLSARKGNNNASHSEDYEDDPSLEVSESLRSFNSSGEEWSWEDEEKDTSPYLAGHPVAMTDSQFRQSLMQRIRDWSTFAEDYGKTPSPMPDPALMQARRISRSRSLDHHLGEPMVTPEVVEMSSTDVNSGQEVIQNLESLETEVHDIQGEFESITSKLHELIEKGGGDRESGQRSSFSTAAARTTSPSSRPHPHLSRSYHHSGRGGRPPHHTPPHHHHQQRGRTKWERMPSMARSDSSRSSRASSVDFSWDCGEAGLSGLRGRGEVEGEGVTATESADAPGGAGGEGQEDGGAVSELSEDGGDQVTSIGKAVPIVDYAAQEWKGDTPKAHTIRQGYLAIPEMFSCQHLRQVRGDNYCALRSTLFQVLVGGHRVTQRWPGLIAIVERLHELNADSNSGLSHWTFGGRLRCEGEEERFSIVAQCVLSLYVMVEEIIALPTPEERLARTLSLLNGSERFDAELMEGLKLMMLFGANDLQQGMRREAEVPTFAWLLFARDTSMDLVSFVRNHLNCVGDSAGIDQVEMSLLGHCLGVRLRVARLDHHGQEDFECTFPDEAPPEWPSICLLAEDDRHYNVPVA
- the LOC143286770 gene encoding uncharacterized protein LOC143286770 isoform X4, translating into MDSSDSGVDGAMGNNSSGPTPAVYYSPEYGVALGRRTRSPKEQEEVDNVRLRRMGTSQKPPRRLDIERDNSSGRGSSLSSPQYDQPLIRESFYSTAESGFETLPEVTEEEEADSTEELSPSLKENYSVSSLKERSDRYFASLQGNQTGTSPPRDDLVPLQDQGEANGDLSVPVVRTEPASSSGKSSSLHSGERVWDSNLLSARKGNNNASHSEDYEDDPSLEVSESLRSFNSSGEEWSWEDEEKDTSPYLAGHPVAMTDSQFRQSLMQRIRDWSTFAEDYGKTPSPMPDPALMQARRISRSRSLDHHLGEPMVTPEVVEMSSTDVNSGQEVIQNLESLETEVHDIQGEFESITSKLHELIEKGGGDRESGQRSSFSTAAARTTSPSSRPHPHLSRSYHHSGRGGRPPHHTPPHHHHQQRGRTKWERMPSMARSDSSRSSRASSVDFSWDCGEAGLSGLRGRGEVEGEGVTATESADAPGGAGGEGQEDGGAVSELSEDGGDQVTSIGKAVPIVDYAAQEWKGDTPKAHTIRQGYLAIPEMFSCQHLRQVRGDNYCALRSTLFQVLVGGHRVTQRWPGLIAIVERLHELNADSNSGLSHWTFGGRLRCEGEEERFSIVAQCVLSLYVMVEEIIALPTPEERLARTLSLLNGSERFDAELMEGLKLMMLFGANDLQQGMRREAEVPTFAWLLFARDTSMDLVSFVRNHLNCVGDSAGIDQVEMSLLGHCLGVRLRVARLDHHGQEDFECTFPDEAPPEWPSICLLAEDDRHYNVPVA
- the LOC143286770 gene encoding uncharacterized protein LOC143286770 isoform X2, with protein sequence MYKLKAINREMMRTEKRVHLCVPFSRLQIGLSFRTYHVWKDSSDSGVDGAMGNNSSGPTPAVYYSPEYGVALGRRTRSPKEQEEVDNVRLRRMGTSQKPPRRLDIERDNSSGRGSSLSSPQYDQPLIRESFYSTAESGFETLPEVTEEEEADSTEELSPSLKENYSVSSLKERSDRYFASLQGNQTGTSPPRDDLVPLQDQGEANGDLSVPVVRTEPASSSGKSSSLHSGERVWDSNLLSARKGNNNASHSEDYEDDPSLEVSESLRSFNSSGEEWSWEDEEKDTSPYLAGHPVAMTDSQFRQSLMQRIRDWSTFAEDYGKTPSPMPDPALMQARRISRSRSLDHHLGEPMVTPEVVEMSSTDVNSGQEVIQNLESLETEVHDIQGEFESITSKLHELIEKGGGDRESGQRSSFSTAAARTTSPSSRPHPHLSRSYHHSGRGGRPPHHTPPHHHHQQRGRTKWERMPSMARSDSSRSSRASSVDFSWDCGEAGLSGLRGRGEVEGEGVTATESADAPGGAGGEGQEDGGAVSELSEDGGDQVTSIGKAVPIVDYAAQEWKGDTPKAHTIRQGYLAIPEMFSCQHLRQVRGDNYCALRSTLFQVLVGGHRVTQRWPGLIAIVERLHELNADSNSGLSHWTFGGRLRCEGEEERFSIVAQCVLSLYVMVEEIIALPTPEERLARTLSLLNGSERFDAELMEGLKLMMLFGANDLQQGMRREAEVPTFAWLLFARDTSMDLVSFVRNHLNCVGDSAGIDQVEMSLLGHCLGVRLRVARLDHHGQEDFECTFPDEAPPEWPSICLLAEDDRHYNVPVA